ACTATGGGTACCAACAatcttaatttggtagctattGCAAACCCAAGGGAAATGGTATGTTATTCCTTGGAGGTAGATGCAGCCTTGATTGAAATGATCATCATTTTTGTTTCAGTTGATGAGaacctaagaatgaagaagaagagacctagaaggagaaagaaagaaggatgaACCAGATAGAGAaggctggaattggatgaagaaccatGGCTACttgctgcaagttcttggggataagaactCTATTAAGAagaggggaattgtcatgacccaaggagcAATTAAGGGGTAATATGATAATAGGCTTATGatagttgttaggagatattttacaagttgttggAGCACATGAGTGCTGTTAGGAAATTAGTTAGTAGCCagatatgcctatataaagggcTGCTGTAAACGTAGGGACATTATGcttgaatgaaaaaaatgaatattctcatttttctctagaattctctTCCATTCTCCCTCACGTTTCTCTCTTGTTCCCCCGCCCCCCTTTTTCTGTCAATATCTCTCCTTTaattctatatgttatcttcccccatttctgtccaaattcCCCTCTAAACATTCTGTTCTTAATCCTAAGCCTCTTGGATCCTTCTGCATTCCAATCTAatcctagctaaaccctaggttcatgacatatATGTGGCTTACTGGTTCCAAGATTGGTTTGCCTTATCTTGAGATTAGTGCTAGTTATGGTCCCCCAAAATTCAGGTCGTGATAGTTCCTTCAAGTGCACACTCACCAACAAATGGGTAAAACTTTATTATCAAATAGCATGCTGTTTACTTAGCAAAAAGTTCTTAGTTgtgtttttttcctttttttccatTCTTTGGATTGTAGATTTTAGTATGAAATTGTTCAATGGAGAGGTATTGGCAAGTAGCTTTTGAATTATGTTTTACAGGCATCAATCATTATCATCAATAACAGATGAAATATGAAATATGTGTTGGGAGTTGGGGGATAAAAATGAAGTGATTGTGATGCACAAATCAATATTATTAAGATTAggaatatatgtgtgtgtgtatttttataTGGTTTCATGATGATGATTGAGTAAACACTTGAAAGTTAATTAGAACTTGCTTTGCTTGTTAACACTCCCAAACTGTCATTTCAATGGCTACTTTTTCTTTGACGATAGTATCTTGTTTATGTGTTGTGTTACTCTTAGAACTTATAGGAGTGGATGCATATGGTTTATTGTACAATAAAATCATGTCAGAGGAATTCCTATAACAACTAACAACAATGATAACAAtcccaagccttaatctcacttgGCGCAGCTATAGGAATatttataagtatatatataagtgaaagaaataaataattagattGTTAGCAATACCAGTGATCTCGTCATGATTCCCAGATGGTGtatttcatatttcatattgagACCTCATTTTGTGTTGCACTATGCCTTCCATTCTCTTTCTTCACACTTTATTTTCACCTCCTCTTGATGAAGgagattttttcttcttttccttttcttgttctccTATTCTAGGATAGTTACATTGTACATCATGGATGCAATTGTTTAGAAATTTGCAGGAAATGGATCCAGAACAAATCCAACAACTAATAGGAATTTCGCCTCAATTATTAGTTTGGTTAAATGGAAGCCAAATGATCTTAAAATAGGACTATATCTTTTATACCTCTAATATGACAGTGGACAGCAGAAacatagttttgaaaattatgattGCAATACTAAACAAGACATTTCTCCTTTAGTTTAACAAAGTAAATGTTTTggaagttttaaatttttcttttattttttttaatgttatgtGGACCTCTCAacagattattattttttttccatttaggTCCAAGATCTGATCTACCAAGCAGAATTAGCAAAAGGGGCTTGCAAGGATAGCTTTGTTGGgcttgcaagaaacaacatgcTTTGATAAaacaataatcacaagccttaatcccatttgCCTGGGGCAGCAACATGAATTCTATAACTCTTAACGATTTCTATTCATGATCATATCTACCGTAAGGCCATTATGCCTTATGTCATGTTTAAGGGTTTTGCACCAAATTTTCTTTGGTCATCCTTTCCATTTTCTGTTACAAACTtcatccatttcatccactcgcCTATCAAGTGTGTTTATCGATTTCCATCTCACATGGAGAGACAACTTGGAACGACCCTAGGCCCTCAACCAGGCATAACACGACCCATGGATCTAAAAGGCATCAACCATTATTTGATCCCAACACCTCTGCAAGAACCTAATAATTTCACTTGGAAACAGACTATAATTGATCTTCTAAAGGCATGTTCAAGCTTGAAGCAGTTGGGATCAATATATGCATTCATGGTTAAGACAAACACCAACGAAGATTGTTTCCTAGTGAACAAATTTATCACTGCTTGTTCAGTATTTCGTCAAATAGATTATGCAGTTTTGGCCATTACCCAGATGAGAAACCCTAATGTTTTTGTGTACAATGCGATGATCAGAGGCTTTCTTCATTGTTCTTCCCCAATTCGAGCTCTATTGCTTTACTTGGACATGCTTAGAGCGCAAATTTGTCCCACTAGCTACACGTTCTCGTCTATAGTTAAAGGTTGCACGCTAGTATCTGATTCAAAATTCGGGGAGGGTGTTCATTGCCATATATGGAAATTTGGATTTGCAACACATTTATATGTTAGGACTGGTTTGATTGATTTGTATGCGAATTTTGGTAAAGTAGTTGAATCTAGACAAGTGTTTGATGAAATATGTGAAAGGGATGTTTTTGCATGGACTACAATGGTTTCTGCTTATGCCAGAGTTGGGGATGTTGGTTCTGCAAGAATTTTGTTTAATGAGATGCCTGAGAGAAACACTGCTTCGTGGAATACAATAATGGATGGATATGCCAAAGTAGGGGATATTAAGACTGCTGCCTTGTTGTTTGATGAAATGCCCACGAAAGATTTAATTTCATGGACGACAATGATCACTTGTTATGCTCGAAACAAGCAATATACTGAAGCATTGATAGTTTTCAATGAGATGAAAAACCAAGATATCAACCCTGATGAGATGACCATGGCAACTGTTATTTCAGCTTGTGCACATATTGGAGCCTTGGACTTGGGAAAGGAAATACATCTCTATGTATTGCAAAATGGCTTTGCACTTGATTCTTATCTTGGCTCTGCATTGATTGACATGTATGCTAAGTGTGGGAGTTTGGATAGATCACTTGTGGTGTTCTTCAAATTGCAGGACAAAAATCTATTTTGCTGGAATTCTGTAATTGATGGGCTTGCATTCCATGGTCATGCATATGAAGCATTGGCAATGTTTAGTAGGATGGAGAGGGAGAATATAACACCAAACGGTGTCACTTTTGTTAGTGTTCTTAGTGCTTGTACTCATGCTGGACTAGTTGATGAAGGGCGTAGGAGGTTCCTAAGCATGACAAATGATTATTCCATTTGTCTTGAAATACAACATTATGGCTGCATGGTTGACTTGTTTTGCAAGGCTGGATTGCTTGAAGATGCTTTGGAATTGATACAAAGCATGGAAATTGAACCAAACTCTATTATTTGGGGTGCTTTACTGGGAGGGTGTAAGCTTCACAAGAACTTGGATATTGCTCAAATTGTTGTCAACAAGTTGATGATATTGGAGCCAAACAATAGTGGGTATTACAACCTTTTGGTCAACATGTATGCAGAAGCAAATCGGTGGAGTGAGGTCGCTAATATTCGATCAATTATGAAAGTATATGGTGTAGGAAAGACATCTCCTGGATCAAGTTGGATTGAATTGGATAACAAGATTGATGTTTTTGCAGCTTCTGATAAATCTCACCCATGCTTGGACAAAATTTATGCAGTATTGGGTGAATTGGACAAGCAGTTGAAGCTAGTTGGTTGTCAAACTGAATTTCACTTTGCTTAAAGATTGGCTTGTTTATGAAGAcatgaaaaaagagaaaaatcctTTGGCAGCCTACACGCAATAGATCACAAAGGCTCAGTTCAACACCATTTAATCATGTTGCTTTTGGATAATAACTCTACACACAAATCTAATTTGTAAGCCCTCAGTTTACTTAAGTTACAcctaatatatatgttttttgtttgCCTGTTGAGTTTTctactaaaaaattatatggtaTTTGACAAGAAACACATATGGTACTAGAATTGTGTTGCAAGAGTGGTGGTGGCATGTGTCAACATGCTTTCAAGCTTGAGTTGATGAAAAAGATGTATTGAGTTGCAACATCTGCAAATTTCTTTTAGGTATTGAATTGAAAGATTAGAAATTCAACATAGACATGTTGGAACAATGTTAAAACCGAGGCTATGATCTCTCAAGAATCACTCGAGAATCTCACCGAATTCAAACCAACATTGAATActgaaagtagaaaataaaaacagaattaATAGTAGAGTAAATCAAACCAGATTGCAGCACACAagatataccctggttcatgccatttacatggcactacatccagcaatccaagaagcaatcaatccactagaaacaaaTCAGAAACCAGTACAAGAATACCCCTCTTTCACTCCACCTTGCCTCTCGAATACAATACTCTAAtgaagacaacaagaactagAATTGCACAGCTCTTACTCTCGCCTCTCACTGTATTCGAACCCAAGGAATGAaagatatgaatgaatgataaTAAAGACTGGCCTCCgcacccttctatttatagactagagGGGCGGAAATACCTAAAGGGAAATAACTAACTTTATAAAAGTCAAATCTACCCTTAATAAAacaattagttacatttatgtcctattaactaactgctgccaaatcatctttatttcttcctgatttcttcaataaatccagcATTCAATTACTTTAGgcaaaacaataacaaatctccaccattttgctTTAAGTAATCCTGGAATTTCAACTTTCTAGCTCTGCTCACTTCTTGAATAACCTGAAAATACATCAATCAAAACACATCAAACTGTAACAACATTAAGCAATGAAGTAATTTGGACAATGGGACTGCCTTAGTGAAAATATCTGCAGCATTTTCATTTCCATCAACTTTTATAAGCTCTACCTCCTTCTCAAGGACTtctcttataaaatgatatctaatatcaatgtgttttgttttttcatgATGACTCTGATTTTTGGCCAAAtgaatggcactttgactatcacacttTAAAATAATCCTCACATTATATCCTAGGAGTTCACTAATCAAACCTTTCAGGCACAAAGACTCTTTAACAGCCTCTGTTACAGCTATATATTCTGATTCGGTTATTGATAGAGCTACAATTGATTGAATGTTAGATTTCCAACTAATTGTAGACTTCcacaatttaaatacataacTGGTTGTAGATCTTCTCCTATCTAAATCTGAAGCATaatcagcatcagaatatcCTATAATGTCTGGTTTTTTAAAGTCATCAGCTCCACCATAAATCAGAACCTTGTCAATTGAtccttttagatatctaaatacccatttaacTGCTGTCTAGTGTTCTTTCCCTGGATTTGCCATAAATCTACTTATCACACTCATAGCATGAGCTAAATTAGGCCTAGAACACACCATTGCATACATAATGCTACCAACAGCATTAGAGTAGGGAATTCTCTTCATTTATGATAAATTCTTTTCATCTGTTGGAGATTGAGCATGAGAAAGTTTAAAATGTTGAGCAAATGGTATATTTACTACTTTTGCATCTAacatatgaaattttctcataattttctgtAAGTAGGCTTTCTGGGATAGCTGAAGAGTTTTGTTCTTCCTATCTCTACATATTTCCATTCCTAAAATCTTCTTGGCTTCACCAAGTTCTTTCATCTCAAAAACTGACTTGAGTTTAAgttttaaactttgaatttcagcTGTTGATTGACTTGCTATgagcatgtcatctacataaagtAAGAGATAAATTGCTATTTTAGTGGAAATATGTTTAAGATAGACACAACAATCAAAAGAACTTCTTATAAACCCTTGACTTATCATAAAAGAATCGAATTTCTTGTACCACTGCCTAGGGGACTGCTTtagtccatataaggacttcttcAACAAGCAAACCTTGTCTTCTTTTCCCCTAACTTCAAACCCTCTAGACTGATCCATTAGaatttcttcctctaattcACCATGAAGGAATGCTGTGGTAACATCCATCTGCTCTAGGTAAAGATCAAGATGGGCTGTTATTGCAAGCAGAATTCTTATAGAAGTGTGCCTTACAACTGGTGAAAacacttcattaaaatcaattCCTGCTACTTGGGTGAAACCCCTAGCTACTaacctagctttatacctaGGTTTAAGGCTATCTTCAACTCCTTCTTTTACCTTAAACAACCACCTGtagccaacaattctttttcccAAAGGTCTATCCACTAACAcccatgtttcattctttcttaaggAATTCATCTCAGCTTCCATGGCTTCCTGCCATTTCTGAGCTTCCTTAGAATTTATAGCTTCTTCATAGGTTTGAGGTTCTTCTCCTGCTGTTTCTTCTGCACTTAAGAGTGCATATGCAACCAGATCCGAGAACCCATATCTCACTAGAGGCCTACTTATTCTTCTTTGTCTATCCCTTCTTACATTATACCTATCTCCAATAGGATCCCTAACTGTACTGGATGAACCAACACTATCCATGTGCTGATCTTCATCATAACTGGATGAGCCTCTAACTTTTATAGATCTATCAAGATTATCTTGGCTTGAGGATTCTTCACCAGCACTTGGTTGGTCCTGGAAAAGTTCTAATGGAGAATTTTGAATAGCAACAACATCCTGTTGTTGCTGTTCAAAATTTACAGCTTTATCTTTGTTAGAAACCGGCCAACCGTGTAGCTTCAATTTTGCCTTGtttgatccgtagagttgcaagcgcaaactcctccaagtcggtccacacgatcgaccctttccacgacgcctcgagtagtgctagcaaaccctaggcgcctccaagagagatccaaatttttcctccttttttcagcttcttaagtggcctatttatagagtaaaaaccctaaacgatttaggtctggcccataatcatattgggccgtatctctcttttaaattatggaacgggctcgacctaagtgtgtaatcccttaggtccaccattgggctagatgtaggccaactctattgggctatatgaaggcccaactcattagattaattaaactctttaattaaacttatgggcttcttaattagcacatcttatgggcttcttaattaaactctttaattaatagttttagaattaatcaaattaattctaaaaccctacatatcatggttaacgtctagcaacatgccatgaatacctagccaacgatgaaaaaacacggaccttttcaattgcaaataccgtgcagtaaaatcctttcatcaatctatgtcccgattgaatttagggtatggttttatgacgaaaccctaatcattcaataactatgtatccattccagatttatgatttgataggtgaaatcaaaacaccttttgatttctacctcaccttggccaaggatttccttagtcatgaaatcatcggaatacacatgacatcttctcatcttatcgataagtgatgaattctatttcgacatccacaagccttcatatgtgataaggttacgcccagttataatttgttaatgactccattggaatccaaaaaagaaccaaagcgtaaccagtcaaatataagactaccatgatgtctcaagtctaaggaccaatctgcactattgcaacacagaaattccaatttgacaataaacaattactattaagaattctgtagcgggtcagttcagtgtacttattcttataataagcacccacatatatgcactagtgtccacacaccaatgtttATGAAACAAggcattctcctaattgagcatgcatcatatatgttagtctatctgagttattagtgtccaatcctaataactctatgactaggaacatttaagatcaaggctgataaggaatatgtttcatgatcgtcatttCTATGTacaaccatattccatgagcctatttgatctatggactttgtcaagaatggaaataataaagacaaccatcaatgacaaataaaacataatgccttacaataataattgattgaagataaagagtcacaatgaaaaaaatatgaccaattacatgtaaatataattggcttgtggggcataactctaacaatcTTTCCCTTCCCTATCCTCATTTTTACTTCCTAGATCGATAAATGAATTTTCATTAAAGGTTACATCTCTACTTATCATGGTTCTAGGCatatctttttttaaattccaCAACTTATACCCCTTAACTCCTAAAGGATAACCAATAAACACACACTTCTTAGCCCTAGGCTCtaattttccttgttttataTGTGCATAAGCTATACACCCAAAAACCCTAAGGTGATCTAGGTTTGGCTTATGATTATACCATATTTCATAAGGAGTCTTAAATTCTAAAGCTGATGAAGGAGACCTGTTTATTAAATAAGCTGCTGAAACaacagcctctccccaaaatgcTTTTGAAAGCCTAGCATGGAATAGCATACATCTTACCTCTCAAGGAGGGTCCTATTCATGCGCTCGGCCATGCCATTTTGCTTAGGATTTCCAGGGGCAGTAAGATGTCTTAAGATGCCATTTTCATTACACAATTGGGTGAATTCCTTAATACAAAATTCTAAGTCATTATTAGTTCTAATGACTTTTAATTTCCCacccttttgattttcaatcatgATTTTACAAGTTTTAAAAGCATCAAAAgtgttatcttttgtttttaaaacaGAAACCCTAAACCATTCTTGAATAGTCATCTATAATAGATAGAaaatacctagctccaccatgagttgGAGTTTGACTAGGGCCCCATAAGTCCGAATGGACATATTCTAAAGGACCTTTAGTGATATGCAATGCTTTCTTAGGGGATTTTGTTTTTACAGATTTTCCATAGATGCAAGTTTCACATGTATCTAAATCTGTCATTTTTCCAGAACCTAAGATCCCTTGATTAGCTAATTCTCTAAGCCCTTGGATACTTATATGAGCCATCCTAAAATGCCATAGTTTTGATAGTTCATAGGTCTTTTCTTCCCCTATGGCTGCATCTCCACATACTGTGGAAGCTATCATAacaaatattctatttttaaggACTGCCTTCATACATATAAGAGATCCTTTAGCTACTTTAAGAATATCCCCACAGCCACTATAACTGTAGCCATTCTTAGCTAATTCTCCTAGGgaaattagatttcttttaagtTTTGGGACATACCTAACAGATGTCAAAATTCTGATTGATCCATCAAACATCTTTAGCTTAATATATCCAATCCCCCTTATCCCACACTCTTGGTTATTACCGAGTAGAACCTTCCCCCCACTCATGTCTTTATAATTCAAAAACCATTCTATGTGAGGTGACATATGGAAGGAGCATCCGGAATCTAAAACCCATACCACTTCATCCGAATGTTTTGAAACCACAAGAACATCCGAACTATCATAGTCTAATTCCTGAATTGAGTTTGAAACCTCTGATTTACCTTTATTAGAAAAAACCTGCTTCCTTTTGGGGCAGTTTTTCTTTATATGTCCTTCCTCATGACAATGAAAACATCTAAATGTTTTCTTGTCATTTCTGGACTTCGATCTAGACTTTCCTTTAGCTTTAGGGTCTTTCTTTTCAGATCTATACCTAATTGACAGGGCATCACCAGCATTTTTCTTAGATTCTATTTTCTGTTGTAAATCTTTAGAATTAAGGGCACCTATAACATCTTCTAAAGATATGGTATCTCTTCCATGCTTTAAAATGTCTACAAAATGCTCATATGACTTAGGCAGTGAATGCAACAGAATTAGggccttatcttcttcttcatatgatATACTTAACTTTTCCAAATCAAGACACAATTTGTTAAATTCATCAATATGATTTTGAAGCTTCtgcccttcttgcattttgaaagtaaaaaattttGCTTTTAGATACAACCTACTTGAAAGGGATTTAGTCATATATAGGCTTTCTAATTTGGCCCACAAATCCTCGGCAGTTTCCATTTTAGACACTTCTCTTAGgactttatctcctaaactcAAGATTAGGGTGTTGAAAGCTCTTTCACTGATTTCTTGCCTACGATTATTGACTTCtgttaaccttaggactcttagATTACAACCTTAGGCGAGAAAACCCTCTCATAAACCCTCTCAAACACTCTCGGATGTAGTGTAAATGAAAGAACAGAATATAAACCAGACAAAATCAGAATGTAAACAAGAAATACAGAAAGATAAACAACAAACCAAATGGAGACAGAAGTTATCAtggttcggaatgcctttggcaatcctacatccagccttcaaacaccctTGAAGTAGTCTTTATTTCCAGACAGAAGATCAGTACAAAAcccaagctctctctcaatCCTATCGCTCAAGTACAACCCTTGttcattccaagaaaattcaaGAGCACAATACACAtgcctcactttctctagaacaaAGAATACTCACAATAGAAACAGAGAACTTGATAAGAGAGAGAAGTTATTAAATTGctgccttgccctcttatttatagaggaggcagatacacttaggcaactaactaacttagggaaattacatattaaccccaacaaaatgtactaattacacttaacccCAAGCTGCCTAATTTCTTCAGCCAAAACTACTCTTTTATACTCCTTCCGGTTATGCTATCTTCTAGGACAAAACTTGAGGCAAACTTCAACAGCTTCTAATCTTTGTTCGGCAGTAACAGTTTCTGGGAAAGGTTTTTGGGGTGCTAAAGCTTCCTTTAACCCTAAATTTCCCATTAAGGCTTTCATCTTAATTCTCCAAAGACCAAAATCATTTGTGccatcaaatttttcaatatcatactGACTAGCTGGGGTTGCGGAAGCCATAGTAGACAACTCGACTATAGGTTTCTAAAGATTCTATAGGTTTTTTGATATTTCTTGATTAATAGAcctaaagctctgataccaaattgttaaaACCGAGACTATGATCTCTCAAGAATCTCACCGAATTCAAATCAACATTGAATActgaaagtagaaaataaaaacagaattaATAGTAGAGAAAATCAAACCAGATTGCAGCACACAAGATATACCCTagttcatgccatttacatggcattacatccagcaatccaagaagcaatcaatccactagaaacaaaTCAGAAACTAGTACAAGAATACC
This window of the Diospyros lotus cultivar Yz01 chromosome 5, ASM1463336v1, whole genome shotgun sequence genome carries:
- the LOC127801459 gene encoding pentatricopeptide repeat-containing protein At1g06143; protein product: MPYVMFKGFAPNFLWSSFPFSVTNFIHFIHSPIKCVYRFPSHMERQLGTTLGPQPGITRPMDLKGINHYLIPTPLQEPNNFTWKQTIIDLLKACSSLKQLGSIYAFMVKTNTNEDCFLVNKFITACSVFRQIDYAVLAITQMRNPNVFVYNAMIRGFLHCSSPIRALLLYLDMLRAQICPTSYTFSSIVKGCTLVSDSKFGEGVHCHIWKFGFATHLYVRTGLIDLYANFGKVVESRQVFDEICERDVFAWTTMVSAYARVGDVGSARILFNEMPERNTASWNTIMDGYAKVGDIKTAALLFDEMPTKDLISWTTMITCYARNKQYTEALIVFNEMKNQDINPDEMTMATVISACAHIGALDLGKEIHLYVLQNGFALDSYLGSALIDMYAKCGSLDRSLVVFFKLQDKNLFCWNSVIDGLAFHGHAYEALAMFSRMERENITPNGVTFVSVLSACTHAGLVDEGRRRFLSMTNDYSICLEIQHYGCMVDLFCKAGLLEDALELIQSMEIEPNSIIWGALLGGCKLHKNLDIAQIVVNKLMILEPNNSGYYNLLVNMYAEANRWSEVANIRSIMKVYGVGKTSPGSSWIELDNKIDVFAASDKSHPCLDKIYAVLGELDKQLKLVGCQTEFHFA